Proteins from a genomic interval of Sphingomonas sp. Y38-1Y:
- a CDS encoding sigma-54 dependent transcriptional regulator: MTRNGQRLLMLIDDEPAQRRLIGAIASRRGWRTVYAGDHETALAMLGTQDGMALDAIVLDHWAPDCDASGLIAELRRNRPSLPILMLTANGSVASAVDAMRAGATDFLTKPLAAERLLSALEAAVAGKAAGELRPLTEKLSMPLAFDEIVGSAPQFRAALAIAAKAARARIPVLIEGESGVGKEVVAEAIHAASPRAKKPLVRVNCGAIPGNLVESELFGHEKGAFTGAFERKIGRFQEADGGTLFLDEIGEMPLEAQVKLLRVLQSGELQPLGARHVREVDVRVVAATNKTLAEEVEAGRFREDLYYRLNVVQVTIPPLRDRPGDVAPLARHLLARIAEQPGLRPLGITDDALALLSGYDWPGNVRQLQNALFRAAVLCDGDALTRSDFPQIAHMAASGSATVQGPVPSGGVTLFRADGNLRALEEIEADVIRLAIGHYRGRMTEVARRLGIGRSTLYRKLGELGIDQSAA; this comes from the coding sequence ATGACACGCAACGGACAGCGGCTCCTGATGCTGATCGACGACGAGCCGGCTCAACGGCGGTTGATCGGCGCCATCGCCTCGCGCCGCGGATGGCGCACGGTGTATGCCGGCGATCACGAAACCGCGCTGGCGATGCTGGGCACGCAGGACGGCATGGCGCTCGACGCGATCGTGCTCGACCATTGGGCGCCCGATTGCGACGCGAGCGGGCTCATTGCCGAGCTTCGCCGCAATCGCCCGTCGCTCCCCATCCTGATGCTCACCGCCAACGGATCGGTGGCGAGCGCCGTCGACGCGATGCGCGCGGGCGCGACCGATTTCCTCACCAAGCCGCTGGCCGCCGAACGGCTGCTATCGGCGCTGGAGGCCGCGGTCGCGGGCAAGGCGGCGGGCGAGCTTCGCCCGCTCACCGAGAAACTGTCGATGCCGCTCGCCTTTGACGAGATCGTCGGCTCCGCCCCGCAGTTCCGCGCCGCGCTCGCGATCGCGGCCAAGGCGGCGCGCGCACGCATCCCCGTCCTGATCGAGGGCGAAAGCGGCGTCGGCAAGGAAGTGGTGGCCGAAGCGATCCACGCCGCCTCTCCGCGCGCCAAGAAGCCGCTGGTTCGCGTCAATTGCGGCGCGATCCCCGGCAACCTCGTCGAATCCGAGCTGTTCGGGCACGAGAAGGGCGCCTTCACGGGCGCATTCGAGCGCAAGATCGGCCGCTTCCAGGAGGCGGATGGCGGCACGCTGTTCCTCGACGAAATCGGCGAGATGCCATTGGAGGCGCAGGTCAAGCTGCTGCGCGTGCTCCAGTCGGGCGAACTCCAGCCGCTCGGCGCGCGCCATGTCCGCGAGGTCGACGTCCGCGTCGTCGCCGCGACCAACAAGACGCTGGCCGAGGAGGTCGAGGCCGGCCGCTTCCGCGAGGACCTCTATTACCGGCTCAACGTCGTCCAGGTAACGATCCCGCCCTTGCGCGACCGGCCCGGCGACGTCGCGCCGCTCGCCCGCCATCTGCTCGCGCGGATTGCCGAGCAGCCGGGCCTCCGCCCGCTCGGCATCACCGACGACGCGCTGGCACTCCTTTCCGGCTATGATTGGCCGGGCAATGTCCGCCAGCTCCAGAACGCGCTGTTCCGCGCGGCAGTGCTGTGCGACGGCGACGCGCTGACCCGCAGCGACTTTCCGCAGATCGCGCACATGGCCGCGTCCGGGTCGGCGACCGTGCAGGGTCCGGTGCCCTCGGGCGGCGTCACGCTGTTTCGCGCCGACGGCAACCTGCGCGCGCTGGAGGAGATCGAGGCCGACGTCATCCGCCTCGCCATCGGTCATTATCGCGGCCGCATGACGGAGGTCGCACGGCGGCTCGGCATCGGCCGCTCCACCCTCTATCGCAAGCTCGGCGAACTCGGCATCGACCAGTCCGCCGCCTGA
- a CDS encoding aa3-type cytochrome c oxidase subunit IV, producing the protein MAEHTETPLREDTYSGFMRMVKVGSIIVAIVAAVVVALIAS; encoded by the coding sequence ATGGCCGAGCACACCGAAACGCCGCTGCGCGAAGACACCTATTCGGGCTTCATGCGGATGGTGAAGGTCGGATCGATCATCGTCGCCATCGTCGCGGCGGTCGTCGTCGCGCTGATCGCCAGCTAG
- a CDS encoding NAD(P) transhydrogenase subunit alpha — translation MKIAVLRETAPGEARVAATPETVKKFAALGATVAVEAGAGGPASIADAAFAEAGGTVGERAATIAGADIVLGVQGPDPAALAGAAPGAWVVAGLNPFGDRARIDAYAAAGLEALAMEFMPRITRAQSMDILSSQSNLSGYKAVLDAAAEYGRAFPMMMTAAGTVSAARVFVMGVGVAGLQAIATARRLGAQVSATDVRAATKEQILSLGAKPIFVEAVKGIEGEGTGGYATEMSDEYKAAQAELVSSHIAKQDIVITTALIPGRPAPRLISDAQVASMRPGSVIVDLAVEQGGNVEGAVPGEVVLRHGVKIVGHRNVPSRLAADASALFARNLFNFLSAFWDKEAGRPVLDAEIGDAIRLTQGGQVIHPRLTGAA, via the coding sequence ATGAAAATAGCCGTCCTGCGCGAAACTGCCCCCGGTGAAGCCCGTGTGGCGGCGACGCCGGAGACGGTGAAGAAGTTCGCGGCGCTCGGCGCGACCGTCGCGGTCGAGGCCGGGGCGGGCGGGCCCGCATCGATCGCCGACGCCGCCTTTGCCGAGGCGGGCGGGACGGTCGGCGAGCGTGCCGCGACCATCGCGGGTGCCGACATCGTGCTGGGCGTGCAGGGGCCCGATCCCGCCGCGCTCGCCGGGGCCGCACCGGGTGCCTGGGTCGTCGCCGGCCTCAATCCGTTCGGCGACCGCGCGCGCATCGACGCCTATGCCGCGGCGGGGCTGGAGGCGCTGGCGATGGAGTTCATGCCGCGCATCACCCGTGCGCAGTCGATGGACATCCTGTCGTCGCAATCGAACCTGTCGGGGTACAAGGCGGTGCTGGACGCCGCGGCCGAATATGGCCGCGCCTTCCCGATGATGATGACCGCGGCGGGCACCGTCAGCGCCGCGCGCGTCTTCGTCATGGGGGTCGGCGTCGCCGGGCTCCAGGCGATCGCCACCGCGCGGCGGCTGGGGGCGCAGGTGTCGGCGACCGACGTTCGCGCCGCGACCAAGGAGCAGATCCTGTCGCTGGGCGCCAAGCCGATTTTCGTCGAGGCGGTGAAGGGCATCGAGGGCGAGGGCACCGGCGGCTATGCCACCGAGATGAGCGACGAGTACAAGGCCGCGCAAGCCGAGCTCGTGTCCTCGCACATCGCCAAGCAGGACATCGTCATCACCACCGCGCTGATCCCCGGCCGGCCCGCGCCGCGGCTCATCAGCGACGCGCAGGTCGCGTCGATGCGCCCGGGCAGCGTCATCGTCGACCTGGCGGTCGAGCAGGGCGGCAATGTCGAGGGCGCCGTGCCGGGCGAAGTGGTGCTGCGCCACGGCGTCAAGATCGTCGGCCACCGCAACGTGCCCTCGCGCCTTGCCGCCGACGCATCGGCACTGTTCGCCCGCAACCTGTTCAACTTCCTCTCCGCCTTCTGGGACAAGGAAGCCGGCCGCCCCGTGCTCGACGCCGAGATCGGCGACGCAATCCGGCTGACGCAGGGCGGGCAGGTGATCCATCCGCGGCTGACCGGCGCCGCCTGA
- a CDS encoding PH domain-containing protein, protein MGLFNATEVKPETVARDYAPVLIEGERVLIAFKTMRDLVFLTNHRLCTVNVQGLTGRKVEIESIPYKSITRWAIERAGTFDMDADLTVWVSGSDEPLEVKVAASANIVGVQQVLARHILAGGR, encoded by the coding sequence ATGGGGCTGTTCAACGCCACCGAGGTCAAGCCGGAGACGGTCGCACGCGACTATGCCCCGGTGCTGATCGAGGGCGAGCGGGTGCTGATCGCGTTCAAGACGATGCGCGACCTGGTCTTCCTCACCAACCATCGGCTGTGCACGGTCAACGTGCAGGGCCTGACGGGCCGCAAGGTCGAGATCGAGAGCATCCCGTACAAGTCGATCACCCGCTGGGCGATCGAGCGGGCGGGCACGTTCGACATGGACGCCGACCTGACCGTCTGGGTCTCCGGCAGCGACGAGCCGCTCGAGGTCAAGGTGGCGGCAAGCGCCAACATCGTCGGCGTGCAGCAGGTGCTGGCACGGCATATTCTGGCAGGGGGCCGCTGA
- a CDS encoding proton-translocating transhydrogenase family protein, translating into MDFVSILSIFVMACFVGYYVVWSVTPALHTPLMAVTNAISSVIIVGALVASAAAGFAVSKWLGLLAVVLASINIFGGFAVTQRMLAMYKKKERPVTPAKH; encoded by the coding sequence ATGGACTTCGTTTCGATCCTGTCGATCTTCGTGATGGCGTGTTTCGTCGGCTATTATGTCGTGTGGTCGGTGACACCGGCGCTGCACACGCCGCTGATGGCGGTCACCAACGCGATTTCCTCGGTCATCATCGTCGGCGCGCTGGTGGCGAGCGCGGCGGCGGGGTTCGCGGTGTCGAAGTGGCTGGGGCTGCTGGCGGTCGTGCTGGCGAGCATCAACATCTTCGGCGGCTTTGCGGTCACGCAGCGGATGCTGGCGATGTACAAGAAGAAGGAGCGGCCGGTCACGCCGGCCAAGCACTAG
- a CDS encoding NAD(P)(+) transhydrogenase (Re/Si-specific) subunit beta — protein MEHVTAGNSFAALAYLVAGVCFILALRGLSSPATSQRGNRFGMIGMAIAVVTTLVTHIPMGGTSGAHGPALSMNGGFVDLIALLEILAAIGLGALIGIVTARRIAMTAMPQLVAAFHSLVGLAAVLVAVAAYLNPMAFGIAEMVIPMIGDPFAVINPVSKVEMGLGAAIGAITFSGSVIAFLKLNGNMSGKPILLPARHAINLGTLAAILFLVAQFAHTQDVWPFWVLLALSFVIGFLLIVPIGGADMPVVVSMLNSYSGWAAAAMGFTLHNTAMIITGALVGSSGAILSYIMCRAMNRSFLSVIAGGFGAEAASGGGEAKEQRPWKRGSADDAAFLMQQAEQVIIVPGYGMAVAQAQHVLREMADKLKEHGVRVKYAIHPVAGRMPGHMNVLLAEANVPYDEVFELEDINSEFAQTDVAFVIGANDVTNPAAKTDKTSPIYGMPVLDVEKAKTVLFIKRSMGGVGYAGVDNDVFYMDNTMMLLADAKKMVEEIVKALD, from the coding sequence ATGGAGCACGTAACCGCCGGCAATTCGTTCGCGGCGCTCGCCTATCTGGTGGCGGGCGTGTGCTTCATCCTGGCGCTGCGCGGGCTGTCGTCGCCGGCGACGAGCCAGCGGGGCAACCGCTTCGGCATGATCGGCATGGCGATCGCGGTGGTGACGACGCTGGTGACGCATATTCCGATGGGCGGAACCAGCGGTGCTCATGGCCCGGCTTTGTCCATGAACGGCGGGTTCGTCGATCTGATCGCCCTCCTCGAAATCCTCGCCGCGATTGGCCTCGGCGCGCTGATCGGCATCGTCACCGCGCGGCGGATCGCGATGACGGCGATGCCGCAGCTGGTCGCCGCCTTCCACAGCCTGGTCGGCCTGGCCGCCGTGCTGGTCGCGGTCGCGGCCTATCTCAACCCGATGGCGTTCGGGATCGCCGAGATGGTGATCCCGATGATCGGCGATCCCTTTGCGGTCATCAATCCGGTTAGCAAGGTCGAGATGGGTCTGGGCGCGGCGATCGGCGCGATCACCTTCTCCGGCTCGGTGATCGCGTTCCTGAAGCTCAACGGCAACATGTCGGGCAAGCCGATCCTGCTGCCCGCACGCCACGCCATCAATCTCGGCACGCTGGCCGCGATCCTGTTCCTCGTCGCGCAATTCGCGCACACGCAGGACGTCTGGCCGTTCTGGGTGCTCCTCGCGCTCAGCTTCGTGATCGGTTTCCTGCTGATCGTGCCGATCGGCGGCGCGGACATGCCGGTCGTGGTGTCGATGCTCAACAGCTATTCAGGCTGGGCGGCGGCGGCGATGGGGTTCACGCTCCACAACACCGCGATGATCATCACGGGCGCGCTGGTGGGGAGCTCGGGCGCGATCCTGAGTTACATCATGTGCCGCGCGATGAACCGCAGCTTCCTCTCCGTCATCGCCGGCGGGTTCGGGGCCGAGGCGGCGAGCGGCGGCGGGGAGGCGAAGGAGCAGCGGCCGTGGAAGCGCGGGTCGGCCGACGACGCCGCCTTCCTGATGCAACAGGCCGAGCAGGTCATCATCGTCCCCGGCTACGGCATGGCGGTCGCACAGGCGCAGCATGTCCTTCGCGAGATGGCCGACAAGCTGAAGGAGCATGGTGTCCGCGTGAAGTATGCGATCCACCCGGTCGCGGGGCGGATGCCGGGGCACATGAACGTGCTGCTGGCGGAGGCCAACGTCCCCTATGACGAGGTGTTCGAGCTGGAGGACATCAACAGCGAATTCGCGCAGACCGACGTCGCGTTCGTCATCGGCGCCAACGACGTGACCAACCCGGCGGCCAAGACCGACAAGACCTCGCCGATCTACGGCATGCCCGTGCTCGACGTCGAAAAGGCCAAGACCGTGCTGTTCATCAAGCGGTCGATGGGCGGCGTCGGCTATGCCGGCGTCGACAACGACGTCTTCTACATGGACAACACGATGATGCTCCTCGCCGACGCCAAGAAGATGGTCGAGGAGATTGTGAAGGCGCTTGACTGA
- a CDS encoding acyl-CoA dehydrogenase has translation MTGMTRFDWSDALRLDAELTDDERMIRDAAHAFAQDRLQPRVADAFEREHTDPAIFREMGEQGLLGITIPEAFGGAGAGYVAYGLVAREVERVDSGYRSMMSVQSSLVMYPIHAYGSDEQRAKYLPGLAKGELIGCFGLTEPDAGSDPGGMRTRAKPVEGGYILSGAKTWISNSPIADVFVVWAKSDAHGGAIRGFVLEKGMKGLSAPKIEGKISLRASITGMIQMDEVFVPEDALLPGVEGLKGPFGCLNRARYGISWGVMGAAEFCYHAARQYGLDRHQFGRPLAGTQLYQKKLADMATEIALGLQASLQVGRLMDEGRFAPEMISLVKRNNCGKALDIARVSRDMHGGNGISGEYQVIRHMVNLETVNTYEGTHDVHALILGRAITGIAAF, from the coding sequence ATGACCGGAATGACGCGCTTCGACTGGAGCGACGCGCTGCGGCTCGATGCCGAGCTGACCGATGACGAGCGGATGATCCGCGATGCCGCGCACGCGTTCGCGCAGGATCGGCTTCAGCCGCGGGTCGCCGACGCGTTCGAGCGCGAGCATACCGATCCGGCGATCTTTCGCGAAATGGGCGAGCAGGGCCTTCTGGGCATCACCATTCCCGAGGCATTCGGCGGCGCAGGCGCGGGCTATGTCGCCTATGGCCTGGTCGCGCGAGAGGTCGAGCGGGTGGATTCGGGCTATCGCTCGATGATGAGCGTGCAGTCGAGCCTCGTGATGTACCCGATCCACGCCTATGGCTCCGACGAACAGCGCGCGAAGTATCTGCCTGGCCTCGCCAAGGGCGAGCTGATCGGCTGCTTCGGCCTGACCGAGCCCGATGCGGGGTCCGATCCCGGCGGCATGCGGACGCGGGCCAAGCCGGTCGAGGGTGGTTACATCCTCTCGGGCGCCAAGACGTGGATCTCGAACAGCCCGATCGCCGACGTGTTCGTCGTCTGGGCCAAGTCCGACGCGCATGGCGGCGCGATCCGCGGCTTCGTGCTCGAAAAGGGCATGAAGGGCCTGTCGGCGCCCAAGATCGAGGGCAAGATCAGTCTGCGCGCGTCGATCACCGGCATGATCCAGATGGACGAGGTGTTCGTGCCCGAGGACGCGCTGCTGCCGGGCGTCGAAGGCTTGAAGGGGCCGTTCGGCTGCCTCAACCGTGCGCGCTACGGCATCAGCTGGGGCGTGATGGGCGCGGCAGAGTTCTGCTATCACGCGGCGCGGCAATATGGCCTCGACCGGCATCAGTTCGGGCGGCCGCTGGCGGGCACGCAGCTCTATCAGAAGAAGCTCGCCGACATGGCGACGGAGATCGCGCTCGGCCTCCAGGCCAGCCTGCAGGTGGGCCGGCTGATGGACGAGGGGCGGTTCGCGCCGGAGATGATCTCCCTGGTCAAGCGCAACAATTGCGGCAAGGCGCTCGATATCGCGCGGGTGTCGCGCGACATGCATGGCGGCAACGGCATTTCGGGCGAGTATCAGGTGATCCGCCACATGGTGAACCTGGAGACGGTCAACACCTATGAGGGCACGCACGACGTCCATGCGCTGATCCTGGGCCGCGCGATCACCGGCATCGCGGCGTTTTGA
- a CDS encoding CaiB/BaiF CoA-transferase family protein: MSGGPLAGLRVVELARILAGPWAGQVLADLGAEVVKVESPEGDDTRRWGPPFIDNPDGSRDAAYFHAANRGKRSVVADFSTTEGQAVVRALVADADVVIENFKVGGLARYGLDYASLSASHPGLVYCSITGFGQDGPYAARAGYDFIVQGMSGIMSLTGEPDGAPQKIGVAYADILTGLYAVIGIQAALAERARTGRGAHVDMALFDVMTGTLANQAMNFLASGTPPMRLGNAHPNIAPYAAYPVEDGWIILAVGNDRQFARACEVLGLHCDDTFATNALRVAQRPTLDAMVATATRAWKREPLLAALEAVGVPAGPINSVADAFADPQIVHRGLAIAAARPDGSTVPGVALPIRFVGRDRLPGDAAPMLDAPQD, from the coding sequence TTGAGCGGCGGGCCGCTTGCCGGGCTGCGCGTCGTCGAACTGGCGCGTATCCTTGCCGGCCCCTGGGCGGGACAGGTGCTCGCGGACCTGGGCGCCGAGGTGGTCAAGGTCGAGAGCCCGGAGGGCGACGACACGCGGCGATGGGGCCCGCCGTTCATCGACAACCCGGACGGCAGCCGCGACGCAGCCTATTTCCACGCCGCAAATCGCGGCAAGCGCTCGGTCGTCGCCGACTTCTCGACCACGGAAGGCCAGGCGGTGGTGCGCGCCTTGGTCGCCGATGCCGATGTGGTGATCGAGAACTTCAAGGTCGGCGGCCTCGCCAGATACGGGCTCGACTACGCCAGTCTCTCCGCAAGTCATCCCGGCCTCGTCTATTGCTCGATCACGGGGTTCGGGCAGGACGGGCCCTATGCCGCCCGCGCCGGCTACGACTTCATCGTTCAGGGCATGAGCGGGATCATGAGCCTGACCGGCGAGCCCGACGGCGCGCCGCAGAAGATCGGCGTCGCCTATGCCGATATCCTGACCGGACTCTATGCGGTGATCGGCATCCAGGCGGCGCTGGCCGAGCGGGCGCGGACGGGGCGGGGCGCGCATGTCGACATGGCGCTGTTCGACGTAATGACCGGGACGCTCGCCAACCAGGCGATGAACTTCCTCGCTTCCGGCACACCGCCGATGCGGCTGGGCAATGCGCATCCCAACATCGCGCCCTATGCCGCCTATCCGGTCGAGGATGGCTGGATCATCCTGGCGGTGGGCAACGATCGCCAATTCGCGCGGGCGTGCGAGGTGCTGGGGCTCCATTGCGACGACACCTTCGCCACCAATGCGCTGCGGGTGGCGCAGCGGCCGACGCTCGACGCGATGGTGGCGACGGCGACGCGCGCGTGGAAGCGCGAGCCGCTGCTCGCCGCCCTGGAGGCGGTCGGCGTGCCGGCGGGTCCGATCAACAGCGTGGCGGACGCGTTTGCCGACCCGCAGATCGTCCATCGCGGGCTGGCGATCGCCGCCGCGCGGCCCGACGGGTCGACGGTGCCGGGCGTGGCGCTGCCGATCCGCTTCGTGGGTCGTGACCGGCTCCCGGGGGATGCCGCGCCGATGCTGGACGCGCCTCAGGATTGA
- a CDS encoding pilus assembly protein, whose amino-acid sequence MLLVGMLGYGQYFLTAYTLQQLANDAARAAIVGQTRTERETLARTSVTQGLTKAAVAKPGEVSSAVEESDNRVTVTLSVDTRALSLLRSGLVPMPDPVIERRAVAQVALIP is encoded by the coding sequence GTGCTGCTTGTCGGAATGCTGGGCTATGGTCAGTACTTCCTGACCGCCTATACCTTGCAGCAACTCGCCAACGACGCGGCTCGCGCGGCGATTGTCGGTCAGACCCGGACTGAGCGGGAGACGCTGGCGCGGACGAGCGTGACGCAGGGCCTGACCAAGGCCGCCGTCGCCAAGCCCGGTGAGGTGTCGAGCGCGGTCGAGGAGAGCGACAACCGCGTCACCGTCACGCTGTCGGTCGACACGCGCGCGCTGTCGCTGCTGCGGTCCGGGCTGGTGCCGATGCCCGATCCGGTGATCGAGCGGCGCGCGGTCGCACAGGTCGCGCTGATCCCATGA
- a CDS encoding pilus assembly protein TadG-related protein, which produces MIRRLAKQRRGATAVIVAGAMPMLVGLAAVGIDLGAVQLERRRLQGVADAGALAAVRDPSQASAIANAMVTASPGRYPVATETVTGRYAADAAPDARFVAGGADPDAVRVTVRGDVPTLFAAVFGTRAVTVERRATARRLDLASFAVGSRLASLDGGVANALLSGLTGGNVSLSLMDYNALARAKVDLIPWLKVLGADAKVTVGSYDELLATELPAGTILGSLSRQVADPVAKAALANLATAAKGAIRLSSLISLGELGRQNDGGAGLISIDTLDIASNVIQGSATSRQVALDLGAQIPGLAKTRLWVAIGDRPANSPWIALTRDRTPVIRTAQTRVYLESTLNAAPLPGISLASVELPIFIEVASGEARLEALSCGAPRSVDLGGRPGIGQVAIARVDPNSLNIFRTPVSQADARILQTLLVSIDGRSTIDLGAAETFQVRRFDAAAIAAGTPQTVRSSTPIGGVASSLMQKVELRARLLGGLVPLPLDPVVRAVGSQLSLIAPVLDPVLMSVTNILGVGVGEEDMWVTGLRCGTPVLVQ; this is translated from the coding sequence ATGATCCGCCGCCTTGCGAAGCAGCGCCGCGGCGCCACGGCAGTGATCGTGGCGGGCGCGATGCCGATGCTGGTCGGGCTGGCGGCGGTCGGTATCGACCTTGGCGCGGTGCAGCTCGAGCGGCGGCGATTGCAGGGCGTCGCCGATGCCGGCGCGCTCGCGGCCGTGCGCGACCCCAGCCAGGCATCGGCGATCGCCAACGCGATGGTGACCGCCAGTCCCGGCCGCTATCCGGTCGCGACCGAGACCGTCACCGGCCGGTATGCCGCCGACGCCGCCCCCGATGCGCGGTTCGTGGCGGGCGGCGCCGATCCCGATGCGGTCCGCGTGACGGTGCGCGGCGACGTCCCCACGCTGTTTGCCGCCGTCTTCGGCACCCGCGCCGTCACCGTCGAGCGCCGCGCCACCGCGCGTCGGCTGGACCTCGCCAGCTTCGCGGTCGGCAGCCGGCTCGCCAGTCTGGACGGCGGCGTCGCCAATGCGCTGCTGTCGGGGCTGACCGGCGGCAACGTGTCGCTGTCGCTGATGGACTATAACGCGCTTGCCAGGGCGAAGGTGGACCTCATCCCCTGGCTCAAGGTGCTGGGCGCCGATGCCAAGGTGACGGTCGGGAGCTATGACGAACTGCTCGCGACCGAACTGCCGGCGGGCACGATCCTGGGCAGCCTGTCGCGTCAGGTCGCCGATCCGGTCGCCAAAGCGGCGCTCGCCAATCTGGCGACCGCGGCAAAGGGGGCGATCAGGCTCTCCAGCCTCATCAGCCTGGGCGAGCTCGGACGCCAGAACGATGGCGGTGCGGGACTCATCTCGATCGACACGCTCGATATCGCCAGCAACGTCATTCAGGGGAGCGCGACGAGCCGGCAGGTGGCGCTGGACCTGGGCGCACAGATCCCCGGCCTCGCGAAGACGCGGCTGTGGGTGGCGATCGGCGACCGGCCCGCCAATTCGCCCTGGATCGCGCTGACGCGCGACCGCACGCCCGTGATCCGCACCGCGCAGACGCGCGTCTATCTTGAAAGCACGCTTAACGCCGCCCCCTTGCCGGGCATCAGCCTTGCGTCGGTGGAACTTCCCATCTTCATCGAGGTGGCGAGCGGGGAAGCGCGGCTGGAGGCGCTGTCCTGCGGTGCGCCGCGCAGCGTCGACCTGGGCGGCAGGCCTGGGATCGGCCAGGTGGCGATCGCGCGCGTCGACCCGAATTCGCTCAACATTTTCCGCACGCCCGTGTCACAGGCCGATGCGCGCATCCTTCAGACGCTGCTCGTCAGTATCGACGGGCGCTCGACGATCGATCTCGGCGCGGCCGAGACGTTCCAGGTCCGACGGTTCGACGCCGCGGCGATCGCCGCGGGCACGCCGCAGACGGTCCGCAGCTCTACGCCGATCGGCGGCGTCGCGAGCAGCTTGATGCAGAAGGTGGAACTGCGCGCGCGGTTGCTGGGCGGGCTGGTGCCGCTCCCGCTCGATCCCGTCGTCCGCGCGGTCGGCAGTCAGCTCTCGCTGATCGCGCCGGTGCTCGATCCCGTGCTGATGTCGGTGACCAACATCCTGGGCGTCGGTGTCGGCGAAGAGGATATGTGGGTCACGGGCCTGCGCTGCGGCACGCCGGTGCTGGTGCAGTAA
- a CDS encoding outer membrane protein, whose amino-acid sequence MRKRTLYRAVVGATALFAAVPALAQTADGEKRFNGPYVGGSFGISVQPNDAGESIVFDRTLDGNFGDTVVTSGGANAFAPGFCNGGARGATPAGGCFNDKDDMEYFGRVGWDSQFDNNFVVGVVGEFGKSQAKDYVTGYSSTPASYQFGRSFDWNASIRGRVGYAAGGKTLFYAAGGPAYARINNSFTTTNGANSFTSNGGKHNSWGYTAGGGVEQSITRNISLGLEYMYNNYNDDDYVVRAGPGTAPATNPFLLGNAGGTDIRRSDDNFRFHSIRATAAFRF is encoded by the coding sequence ATGCGTAAGCGTACCCTCTATCGTGCCGTTGTCGGTGCCACCGCCCTGTTCGCCGCCGTCCCGGCGCTGGCGCAGACCGCCGATGGCGAGAAGCGCTTCAATGGCCCCTATGTCGGTGGTTCGTTCGGCATCAGCGTCCAGCCCAACGACGCGGGCGAAAGCATCGTGTTCGACCGTACCCTGGACGGCAATTTCGGCGACACCGTCGTCACCTCGGGCGGCGCCAACGCGTTCGCGCCGGGCTTCTGCAACGGCGGCGCGCGCGGCGCGACCCCGGCGGGCGGCTGCTTCAACGACAAGGACGACATGGAATATTTCGGCCGCGTCGGCTGGGATAGCCAGTTCGACAACAACTTCGTCGTCGGTGTCGTCGGCGAGTTCGGCAAGAGCCAGGCCAAGGACTATGTGACCGGCTACAGCTCGACCCCGGCCTCGTACCAGTTCGGGCGCAGCTTCGACTGGAACGCCAGCATCCGTGGTCGCGTCGGCTATGCCGCGGGCGGCAAGACGCTGTTCTACGCAGCGGGCGGTCCGGCCTATGCGCGGATCAACAACAGCTTCACGACCACCAACGGGGCGAACTCGTTCACCTCGAATGGCGGCAAGCACAACAGCTGGGGCTACACGGCCGGCGGCGGTGTCGAGCAGTCGATCACGCGCAACATCTCGCTCGGCCTCGAGTACATGTACAACAACTATAACGACGACGATTACGTCGTTCGTGCCGGCCCCGGCACGGCGCCTGCGACCAACCCGTTCCTGCTCGGCAATGCCGGCGGCACGGACATTCGTCGCAGCGACGACAATTTCCGGTTCCACTCGATCCGCGCGACGGCAGCGTTCCGCTTCTAA